One genomic segment of Gossypium arboreum isolate Shixiya-1 chromosome 3, ASM2569848v2, whole genome shotgun sequence includes these proteins:
- the LOC108475463 gene encoding mediator of RNA polymerase II transcription subunit 32-like encodes MDNIVDSLNKAYQEFVAAAGNVLETKGSSAAQKTESTDTALESFKQKWETFGLACDQAEEFVESIKQRIGSECLVDEATGNSSEPSTGLPPISAVRLEQMSKAVRWLVIELQNGSGTASAHPSTPFDGRFSEDGGQ; translated from the coding sequence ATGGATAACATAGTAGATTCCTTAAACAAAGCCTACCAAGAATTTGTTGCAGCAGCAGGTAATGTCCTCGAAACTAAGGGATCTTCGGCTGCCCAAAAGACGGAATCCACGGATACGGCATTGGAAAGCTTTAAACAAAAGTGGGAAACCTTCGGACTGGCTTGCGATCAAGCTGAGGAGTTTGTTGAGTCAATCAAACAAAGGATAGGATCCGAGTGCTTAGTCGATGAAGCCACCGGGAATTCGTCGGAGCCGTCGACTGGGCTGCCCCCCATCAGTGCCGTCCGTTTGGAGCAGATGAGTAAAGCTGTTAGATGGCTTGTGATTGAGTTGCAGAACGGTTCGGGAACTGCTTCCGCCCACCCATCGACACCTTTCGATGGTAGGTTCTCGGAGGATGGTGGTCAGTAG
- the LOC108474630 gene encoding APO protein 3, mitochondrial-like → MLPRQTRIMTKLRELALRNSSTNSIVGNQLKHRYGFHTIRQTCTEFPRKLKKTERKPWVTNINELKRIGRAERKERQIVRERILQPPQNGLLVNELIPVAHQVNADRIQLFTCVSKVAQSIAIYSCSVCGEVHIGHRPHKIRTCNVMGSAASKEHCWRRGAVEHVLPPVESFHLYDRLGRAVSHNERLQVDRIPAILELCVQAGIDLPEYPTRRRVFPAYSISGRVIDFEKRFPKEDAPGEDIYACGFWQKRNNISDDNKSVDMQPCDLQATAVRGMEAWERMRSGASRLMETYAAQTCGYCSEIQVGPKGHRVRNCQAYKHQMRDGQHAWQEATIDDVVPPVYVWHVRDTQSEKPLVNELKKYYGMLPAVVEMFAQAGASVPNDYVVMMREDVAVPEWDEEKLVV, encoded by the exons ATGTTGCCAAGACAAACTCGAATCATGACGAAGCTGCGGGAACTAGCTTTGCGAAATTCTTCCACGAACTCAATTGTTGGAAATCAGTTAAAGCATCGGTATGGGTTCCACACTATTAGACAGACTTGCACAGAGTTTCCAAGGAAGCTCAAGAAAACAGAGAGAAAACCGTGGGTGACAAATATTAATGAATTGAAACGTATTGGTAGAGCAGAGAGGAAAGAAAGACAGATAGTGCGTGAAAGGATTCTACAACCACCCCAAAATGGGTTATTGGTTAACGAATTAATCCCAGTTGCTCATCAAGTTAACGCTGACCGAATCCAACTATTCACTTGTGTTTCTAAGGTTGCCCAGAGTATTGCCATATATTCATGCAG TGTGTGTGGTGAAGTTCACATTGGCCATCGACCGCATAAGATCAGAACCTGCAATGTTATGGGTAGTGCAGCAAGCAAGGAGCACTGTTGGAGAAGAGGTGCCGTTGAACACGTCTTGCCTCCGGTGGAATCTTTTCATCTCTATGACAGGCTAGGGAGAGCTGTCTCTCATAATGAACGGCTTCAAGTGGATCGGATTCCAGCTATTCTAGAATTGTGTGTCCAAGCAGGCATTGATCTACCTGAGTATCCAACTAGAAGAAGAGTCTTTCCTGCTTACAGTATTTCTGGTAGGGTAATTGACTTTGAGAAGAGATTCCCCAAAGAAGATGCACCTGGCGAAGATATTTATGCATGTGGCTTTTGGCAGAAGAGAAACAATATAAGTGACGATAACAAGTCTGTGGACATGCAGCCTTGTGATCTACAAG CTACTGCTGTTCGTGGGATGGAGGCATGGGAGAGAATGCGCTCAGGAGCCTCAAGACTTATGGAAACATATGCTGCCCAAACTTGTGGATACTGTTCAGAAATACAGGTAGGACCTAAAGGTCACAGGGTTCGAAATTGTCAAGCCTACAAGCATCAGATGAGGGATGGGCAGCATGCATGGCAGGAGGCAACGATTGATGATGTAGTTCCTCCTGTGTATGTCTGGCACGTACGAGATACTCAAAGCGAGAAACCACTAGTAAATGAGTTGAAGAAGTACTATGGTATGTTGCCTGCTGTGGTGGAGATGTTTGCACAGGCTGGTGCTAGTGTGCCCAATGATTATGTTGTTATGATGAGGGAAGACGTTGCTGTACCTGAATGGGATGAAGAAAAGTTGGTTGTTTAA
- the LOC108474734 gene encoding ATP-dependent Clp protease proteolytic subunit 6, chloroplastic-like codes for MVASAVSASFNISLCTQTRPTSISFLSPRNSTKLIVSALPSPYGDSSTMGLSSRTAGLPMKINKKGLLESNPSYDSIQAKTGNPPVMPAVMTPGGPLDLSTVLFRNRIIFIGQPVNSQVAQRVISQLVTLATVDENADILVYLNCPGGSTYSVLAIYDCMSWIKPKVGTVCFGVAASQGALLLAGGEKGMRYAMPNARIMIHQPQSGCGGHVEDVRRQVNEAVQSRHKIDKMYTAFTGQPLEKVQQYTERDRFLSVSEAMEFGLIDGVLETEY; via the exons aTGGTAGCTTCGGCTGTTTCAGCTTCTTTCAATATCTCTCTCTGTACTCAAACCAGACCCACTTCTATTTCATTCCTTTCTCCCAG aaaCTCGACGAAGTTGATAGTCTCTGCATTGCCATCCCCTTATGGAGACTCTTCTACAATGG GGTTATCTAGTAGAACTGCTGGGCTACCTATGAAGATCAACAAGAAGGGCTTACTTGAATCCAATCCAAG CTACGATTCAATACAAGCTAAAACGGGGAATCCACCTGTGATGCCAGCTGTAATGACTCCAGGGGGGCCTTTGGACCTTTCAACTGTGTTATTCCGAAATCGTATCATCTTCATCGGGCAACCAGTCAATTCACAGGTTGCTCAAAGAGTTATATCACAGCTTGTGACTTTGGCAACTGTTGATGAAAATGCGGATATTCTG GTGTATTTGAACTGCCCTGGTGGAAGCACCTATTCAGTCTTGGCAATCTACGATTGCATGTCTTGG ATAAAGCCAAAGGTGGGCACAGTTTGTTTTGGAGTAGCTGCAAGCCAAGGAGCTCTCCTTCTTGCTGGTGGAGAGAAGGGCATGCGTTATGCAATGCCTAACGCTCGTATTATGATACACCAACCACAAAGTGGATGTGGG GGTCATGTTGAAGATGTCAGGCGCCAAGTGAATGAAGCAGTTCAATCTCGCCAT aaaATTGACAAAATGTACACGGCTTTCACCGGCCAACCACTTGAAAAAGTGCAACAATACACAGAGAGGGACCGCTTCTTATCTGTTTCCGAG GCTATGGAGTTTGGACTCATAGATGGTGTGCTTGAAACAGAATATTGA
- the LOC108476347 gene encoding uncharacterized protein LOC108476347 — protein sequence MENYSYNSYPDSGNSSPRSREIDFENPPPWDDQPQHAQNYKAKFMCSYGGKIHPRPHDNQLSYIGGETKILAVERTIKFSSMISKLSALCGGGDGEVSFKYQLPGEDLDALISVTNDDDLEHMMHEYDRLYRASAKPARMRLFIFPATDSGNFGSEGAKSEREGFVEALNSGTTPGGVVIPPNNVDFLFGIEKGMPQPPPVKIRDPVVEPVNPPPPPIPEVVGTDHVLNPVEIQRQLQELQRLQIRDQEQLAMYRKKTEDAASMAYTGEYYAQKMPEKAPPVNIPVTFQQHVPATAGFWSDKPISAGGFPATITTNPGPPPHSEHPVYMIPAQGHAPATVYHAPPQVPAPASAPATQQMVRPVTGQAGQGYYTNVQRIPSEVYREQPVYNMVAQPPPTQHPPISGMTQQMVRPQSGGVPDSTYAHMAAYDRRVYYTAPGGVMVPPQYQGVGVAVSGEMRGSAGAGGEIKVGNKGSQGSV from the coding sequence atggaGAATTACTCTTATAACTCATACCCAGACTCCGGCAACTCTTCGCCACGGTCCCGAGAAATCGACTTCGAAAACCCGCCGCCATGGGACGACCAACCGCAACATGCTCAAAATTACAAGGCCAAGTTTATGTGCAGCTATGGAGGCAAGATCCACCCTCGCCCTCATGACAATCAGCTGTCTTACATCGGTGGAGAGACCAAGATCCTAGCTGTTGAACGCACTATCAAATTCTCCTCCATGATCTCCAAGCTCTCAGCTCTTTGCGGCGGTGGCGACGGTGAGGTTTCGTTCAAGTACCAGCTCCCCGGTGAAGACCTTGACGCCCTTATTTCTGTCACTAATGATGATGATCTCGAGCACATGATGCATGAGTATGATCGGCTTTATCGAGCCTCGGCTAAGCCAGCGAGGATGCGGCTTTTCATATTTCCGGCGACTGACTCAGGGAATTTCGGTTCCGAAGGGGCGAAATCGGAGCGGGAAGGGTTCGTAGAGGCATTAAATTCCGGCACGACTCCGGGTGGAGTTGTGATTCCACCAAACAATGTGGATTTCTTGTTTGGGATTGAAAAGGGGATGCCTCAACCTCCGCCGGTGAAAATCCGTGATCCCGTGGTGGAACCGGTGAACCCACCTCCGCCTCCGATACCGGAAGTCGTGGGGACAGATCATGTTTTGAATCCCGTTGAAATTCAGAGACAGTTACAGGAATTGCAAAGACTTCAAATTCGGGATCAAGAACAGCTCGCTATGTATCGAAAGAAGACTGAAGACGCTGCTTCCATGGCTTATACTGGGGAATACTACGCACAGAAGATGCCTGAAAAAGCACCGCCGGTGAACATACCGGTAACTTTCCAACAACATGTGCCAGCTACAGCTGGATTCTGGTCGGATAAACCAATTTCTGCCGGAGGTTTCCCTGCAACCATAACTACAAACCCCGGCCCACCTCCGCACTCTGAACATCCAGTCTACATGATCCCAGCACAAGGACATGCTCCGGCCACCGTCTACCACGCGCCTCCACAAGTTCCAGCTCCAGCTTCTGCACCAGCAACGCAACAAATGGTTCGACCGGTAACCGGACAAGCCGGTCAAGGCTACTACACCAACGTACAGAGAATTCCATCCGAAGTCTATCGGGAGCAACCCGTTTACAACATGGTGGCACAACCTCCACCGACACAACACCCGCCAATATCCGGCATGACACAGCAAATGGTGAGGCCGCAAAGCGGAGGGGTACCAGATTCTACATACGCACATATGGCAGCGTACGACAGGCGAGTTTATTATACTGCCCCAGGGGGTGTTATGGTGCCGCCTCAGTATCAAGGCGTTGGTGTGGCGGTTAGCGGTGAAATGAGAGGCAGCGCCGGTGCCGGCGGCGAGATTAAAGTGGGAAATAAAGGTTCACAAGGTtcagtttga
- the LOC108475716 gene encoding mediator of RNA polymerase II transcription subunit 32-like — MEKVVDCLENAYQEFVDAAAAVLETKASSDCERTAATDTALENFKKKWETFKAACDQAQELVDSVKQRITANTTFPVNEDIIDIFDHSIVDFDD, encoded by the coding sequence ATGGAGAAGGTTGTGGATTGCCTAGAGAATGCGTACCAAGAATTCGTTGATGCCGCCGCCGCTGTGTTGGAAACAAAGGCGTCTTCCGATTGTGAGCGCACGGCGGCAACGGATACTGCATTGGAAAATTTCAAAAAGAAATGGGAAACGTTCAAAGCGGCATGTGATCAAGCTCAAGAATTAGTTGATTCCGTGAAGCAAAGGATAACGGCCAATACGACGTTTCCTGTTAATGAGGACATAATCGATATCTTCGACCATTCCATTGTTGATTTTGATGATTAG
- the LOC108475283 gene encoding uncharacterized protein LOC108475283 has translation MKEHDIMRKRKGTHDHRSNSQAFDDEDEDLLRLSLSNDTRRTGARLSEEDSSIPPLSSLSVMPPQQSSPQQQAAVAAAVSLSMQTLLSQPIHPLTLSTSHILFNPGFMSPPAASFVYSQEPALSVTGSSSHAVLSSSILSQSLSQGPDLSVPAAAPHNLINSSLVSQTLSPGSLSYPQEPVSMAVAAPVSVTSSSSPRPSRVRRNPTQNLREGKSETVEPPFPWATNHRATVYNINYLLSEKNISKITGFVQCKKCEKQYSMDFDLKEKFSEIGSFIAENKNSMHDRALLSWLNPVLPKCKYCNQENSAKPVIADKKKDINWLFLFLGQLLGCCTLEQLKYFCKHTKNHRTGAKDRVLYLTYLGLCKQLDPSGPFSR, from the coding sequence ATGAAAGAACACGATAtcatgaggaaaagaaaaggcacTCATGATCATCGAAGCAACTCACAAGCTTTCGATGATGAAGATGAGGATTTGCTTAGACTATCATTGTCTAATGATACAAGGAGGACCGGAGCTAGATTGTCGGAAGAAGATTCTAGTATTCCTCCACTCTCATCCTTGTCGGTGATGCCACCGCAACAATCATCACCTCAACAGCAAGCAGCAGTCGCAGCCGCAGTTTCATTGTCAATGCAAACGCTGCTTTCTCAACCGATTCATCCTCTCACCTTATCAACTTCTCATATCCTTTTTAACCCTGGTTTTATGTCACCTCCGGCGGCTTCTTTCGTTTATTCCCAGGAACCTGCCTTGTCGGTGACGGGGTCTTCCTCTCATGCTGTTCTCAGCTCCTCTATATTATCTCAATCTTTGTCTCAGGGTCCGGACTTATCGGTACCGGCGGCTGCCCCTCATAATCTTATCAACTCATCGTTAGTATCCCAAACTTTGTCTCCTGGTTCCCTTTCTTACCCTCAAGAACCTGTCTCGATGGCCGTGGCGGCGCCTGTTTCCGTCACTAGCAGCAGTTCTCCTCGACCTTCACGTGTTCGGAGGAACCCTACACAAAACCTACGAGAAGGTAAAAGCGAGACGGTGGAACCACCATTCCCATGGGCCACGAACCACCGAGCCACGGTCTATAACATTAACTATTTGTTATCCGAAAAAAACATATCCAAAATAACCGGTTTTGTTCAATGCAAGAAATGCGAGAAACAGTACTCCATGGATTTCGATTTGAAAGAAAAGTTCAGTGAAATCGGGAGCTTTATAGCTGAAAACAAGAACTCCATGCACGACAGAGCCCTTCTTTCATGGTTGAACCCTGTACTACCCAAATGCAAGTACTGCAACCAAGAAAACAGTGCTAAGCCGGTGATTGCCGACAAGAAAAAAGATATAAACTGGCTGTTTTTGTTTTTGGGACAGCTGTTGGGATGCTGTACTTTGGAGCAGTTAAAGTATTTCTGCAAACATACCAAGAATCATCGTACTGGTGCTAAAGATCGGGTTCTTTATCTTACTTATCTTGGACTCTGCAAACAACTTGATCCTAGTGGCCCTTTTAGCCGATAA